The following proteins are encoded in a genomic region of Periophthalmus magnuspinnatus isolate fPerMag1 chromosome 23, fPerMag1.2.pri, whole genome shotgun sequence:
- the klhl42 gene encoding kelch-like protein 42, translating into MTSDQRVAIVMEDKIYEVNKKQLIEKSDYFRALYSSGMRESKENSVQLHGLSVGGLEMVMEFINTSKVQVVNETLEDLIETATFLQVIPILKQLASELRQENCVKVYSLSEVYGAHDLRIACLKYMACYYHPMLRRSEFSCLPVAVREQVKEMRMKGTAALVVIGYFTCLSIEVPIQEEPWSMLRYEEVEQKWKPLGNNLPPDMINVHGYGCAVLNNYLFIGGGYRSQEISAVHCYNPFRNEWNQVAPLNQKRSNFKLLAVQGKLYAVGGQCLSTVECYSPEQDWWTFVCSMPNALAEFSACECQGMIYVMGGYTSKDRNTNVLRYCPSSDTWTVFRSCSAHIRKQQMLSVEDTIYLVGGYTHEMVPRRRRLSENEDVLTVQSYNVTTGEWLQLKENTSKSGLNLSCTLHNDGIYIISRDASLPTTLEYRVFLKYNIFSDAWEAFRKFPALGQNMLLCSLYLPNEL; encoded by the exons ATGACATCGGACCAGAGAGTGGCCATTGTTATGGAAGACAAAATCTACGAAGTCAACAAGAAACAACTAATTGAAAAGAGCGATTATTTCAGAGCTTTGTACAGCTCCGGTATGAGAGAGTCCAAGGAGAACTCTGTGCAGTTGCATGGGCTGAGTGTCGGTGGTCTGGAGATGGTgatggagtttataaacacgtCCAAAGTGCAGGTTGTCAATGAGACTCTGGAAGACTTGATTGAGACGGCCACGTTTCTGCAGGTTATCCCGATCCTGAAACAACTAGCATCTGAGCTCCGGCAGGAGAACTGTGTAAAGGTGTACAGTCTCTCAGAGGTGTACGGGGCTCATGACTTACGCATTGCGTGCCTCAAGTACATGGCCTGCTATTATCACCCCATGCTCAGGCGATCAGAGTTTAGCTGTCTGCCCGTGGCTGTCAGAGAGCAGGTCAAGGAGATGCGCATGAAAGGCACAGCCGCTTTGGTGGTCATTGGATACTTCACCTGTCTGTCTATAGAAGTGCCCATTCAGGAGGAGCCCTGGTCTATGCTGAGGTATGAAGAGGTGGAGCAAAAATGGAAACCATTGGGGAACAACCTGCCGCCAGATATGATCAATGTCCACGGTTATGGCTGTGCAGTCCTGAACAACTACCTGTTCATTGGAGGGGGCTACAGGAGCCAAGAGATCTCTGCAGTGCATTGCTACAATCCCTTTAGGAATGAGTGGAACCAGGTTGCTCCACTAAATCAAAAGAG GTCAAATTTCAAGCTTTTAGCAGTTCAAGGAAAACTCTATGCTGTTGGTGGTCAGTGTCTGAGCACAGTAGAGTGTTACAGCCCTGAGCAGGACTGGTGGACATTTGTATGTTCAATGCCTAACGCTCTGGCTGAGTTTTCTGCCTGTGAATGCCAGGGCATGATTTACGTTATGGGTGGATATACCTCAAAAG AtagaaacacaaatgtcttgCGGTACTGCCCCAGCTCTGACACTTGGACAGTGTTTCGTTCTTGTTCTGCACATATTCGTAAGCAACAGATGCTATCAGTGGAGGACACCATTTACCTGGTGGGGGGTTACACTCATGAGATGGTGCCAAGGCGGAGGCGGCTCAGTGAGAATGAGGATGTGCTGACTGTGCAGTCCTACAATGTCACCACAGGAGAATGGCTACAGCTCAAGGAGAACACATCCAAATCTGGTCTGAACCTGTCATGCACACTACATAATGACGGCATCTACATCATAAGTCGTGACGCCAGCTTGCCCACAACTTTAGAGTACCGCGTCTTTCTAAAGTACAATATCTTCTCTGATGCCTGGGAGGCTTTCAGAAAGTTTCCTGCTTTAGGACAGAACATGTTGCTCTGCTCTCTCTACCTCCCCAATGAATTATGA
- the elapor2b gene encoding UPF0577 protein KIAA1324-like homolog — protein MQARATWSSCFLLYISAHVVASALRDLRACGEADYVYQYTECDSTGSRWRVAIPLRPGSCSFLPPPNRGTDCSFSCPAGMYLEMSTQQCTPCAAGSYSLGSGLRFDQWDAIPAGFTSMASFLDTSPSGEDIQTCNSSSWTPQGVYLESNRDECTVSLVYAVHLEKQGSVSFTYQYPDNNIFFEFYVQNEQCQEMAQNDDQKWIKVTSNGEWGTHTVNLKTGTNILYWRTTGILVGGKKVKPVLLKNIQIEGVAYTSECFPCRPGWFNEAPGSSTCQPCPSNTYSMKGSSSCTPCPENYYSHEGWAKCRVRPPCSEKDFFQIHTACDSEGKTQVVYRWLEPKICIENITGAVKLPTTGQREPCPPCNPGYYNSNDSTCLPCPPGSQSDGTYVCKKCPAGTEPVLGYEYKWWNVLPPNMKTSCFNVGNSNCDDMNGWEVAGDHIRSGAGSSDNDYLILSLHVPGFKVPASLSGMTGGEFGRITFEFETLCTADCELYFMMDVNRKSTTVVESWEGSKVRQTYSHVMTKNASVTYTWAFQRTNHAQDMRLYVGDMVKLYSISVTNVLDGVASACRACALIPHNSLQAGSSCVPCPAGYYIDRDTNRCLECPPNTYLAGRHTYGQDTCVACGPGSMSNKEHSRCFSNCSFTHTEHNRTLIFDFSAMSNVASLTIGPSFTSKGTKYLHLFNISLCGNEGRRAAECTDNVTDVSNKDSQSDSTQFISSVDSFICQSTIIPADGRGFRQAISSQSISLAETFLGVTVDTVFDGVNAKPDLFPENTRDIPDINFYYRSNQPTASCEKGRSSVITVRCNPDMSERGELSVPSSCPAGTCDGCTFHFLWESTGACPRCTEDDYHHIEGVCKGGIQEIIYMWNEPKVCTKGVSLPPRGSAHCEAIALWLKVGVGGGAFVAVLLISLTCYFWKKNKRLEYKYSRLVMSANKECELPAADSCALDEGEEQDDDVVYAKKPTLLGKLRSIANKQMDGESSESVQLNSSQSDQWVLG, from the exons ATGCAGGCGAGGGCCACCTGGTCCTCCTGTTTTCTTCTCTACATCAGCGCTCATGTTGTAGCGTCCGCGCTCAGGGACCTGCGGgcttgtggagag GCAGACTACGTCTACCAGTACACAGAGTGTGACAGCACCGGTTCACGATGGAGAGTGGCCATCCCCCTCAGACCAGGGTCCTGCTCATTCTTACCACCTCCCAACAGGGGAACTGACTGCT CGTTCTCATGCCCAGCTGGCATGTATCTGGAGATGTCCACACAGCAGTGCACACCATGTGCTGCTGGCTCATACTCACTCGGCAGCGGACTTCGGTTTGACCAGTGGGATGCCATTCCTGCAGGCTTCACCAGCATGGCCAGCTTCCTAGATACAAGTCCCTCTGGAGAGGACATTCAAACCTGTAACAG CTCATCGTGGACGCCACAAGGGGTGTATCTGGAGTCCAATAGAGATGAGTGtacagtgtctctggtttaCGCTGTCCACTTAGAAAAACAAGgctctgtttcattcacataccaGTACCCAGACAACAACATATTCTTTGAGTTTTAT GTGCAAAATGAGCAATGTCAGGAAATGGCTCAGAACGATGACCAGAAGTGGATTAAAGTCACAAGCAATGGAGAATGGGGCACACACACA GTGAATTTGAAGACGGGTACAAACATCCTTTACTGGAGAACAACTGGGATACTAGTCGgaggaaaaaaagtaaaacctgttttgcttaaaaacatccaaatagAAG GAGTGGCTTACACATCTGAGTGTTTCCCATGTCGCCCTGGATGGTTCAATGAAGCTCCGGGCTCCTCAACCTGTCAGCCCTGTCCCAGTAACACCTACTCCATGAAAGGATCTTCCTCCTGTACCCCCTGCCCTGAAAATTATTACTCAC ATGAAGGATGGGCAAAATGTAGAGTGAGGCCACCATGTTCAGAGAAGGACTTCTTTCAGATCCATACAGCATGTGACAGTGAAGGAAAG ACACAAGTGGTATATCGCTGGTTGGAGCCAAAAATTTGTATTGAGAACATCACTGGGGCAGTAAAACTGCCAACCACTGGACAACGTGAGCCCTGTCCTCCATGCAACCCCGGCTACTACAATAGCAACGACTCTACCTGTCTGCCCTGCCCACCGGGTTCACAGTCTGATGGCACTTATG TTTGCAAAAAGTGCCCTGCAGGTACAGAGCCAGTCCTGGGCTATGAGTATAAATGGTGGAATGTGCTGCCACCCAACATGAAGACGTCCTGCTTCAATGTAGGGAACTCTAATTGTGATGACATGAACG GATGGGAAGTAGCAGGAGACCACATTCGCAGCGGAGCAGGAAGTTCTGATAATGACTATCTAATACTCAGTTTGCATGTGCCCGGTTTTAA GGTCCCAGCATCGCTTTCAGGGATGACTGGAGGCGAATTTGGTCGGATAACCTTTGAGTTTGAAACCCTTTGCACGGCTGACTGTGAACTTTACTTCATGATG GATGTTAACCGCAAAAGCACCACAGTGGTTGAGTCCTGGGAGGGCAGTAAAGTGAGGCAGACCTATTCACATGTCATGACCAAGAATGCTTCAGTCACATACACCTGGGCGTTTCAGAGGACCAACCACGCTCAAGAT ATGCGTCTCTATGTGGGTGATATGGTGAAGCTTTACTCCATCAGTGTAACCAATGTCCTGGATGGAGTAGCATCGGCATGTCGAGCCTGTGCCCTAATTCCCCATAACTCACTTCAGGCTGGGTCTTCCTGTGTGCCCTGTCCTGCTGGGTATTACATTGACAGAGACACAAACCGATGTCTGGAGTGTCCACCCAACACTTATTTAGCAGGCCGTCACACCTATGGCCAGGACACCTGCGTTGCTTGTGGCCCTGGAAGTATGAGCAATAAG GAACATTCTCGTTGCTTTAGCAACTGTTCATTCACCCACACAGAGCATAACCGCACCTTGATCTTTGACTTCAGTGCTATGAGCAATGTGGCTTCTCTGACCATCGGTCCAAGCTTCACATCTAAAGGCACCAAGTACCTCCACCTATTTAACATCAGCCTCTGTGGCAACGAG GGCAGAAGAGCGGCAGAATGCACAGATAATGTCACAGATGTGTCAAACAAAGACAGCCAGAGTGACTCCACTCAGTTCATCAGCTCAGTGGATAGTTTCATCTGTCAATCAACCATCATCCCAGCTGACGGGCGGGGCTTTAGACAGGCCATTTCCTCTCAATCCATCAGCCTCGCAGAGACTTTTCTTG gAGTGACAGTTGATACAGTCTTTGATGGAGTAAATGCAAAACCTGATTTATTTCCGGAAAATACAAGGGATATACCCGATATAAATTTTTACTACAG ATCAAACCAACCAACAGCTTCATGTGAAAAGGGTCGCAGTTCAGTCATTACTGTTCGCTGTAACCCAGATATGTCAGAACGTGGCGAGCTCAGTGTACCCAG CTCTTGTCCAGCAGGCACTTGTGATGGATGCACTTTTCATTTCCTGTGGGAAAGCACTGGAGCATGTCCCCGCTGCACTGAGGATGACTACCACCACATCGAGGGTGTATGCAAAGGTGGCATCCAG GAAATCATCTACATGTGGAACGAGCCAAAGGTGTGCACCAAAGGTGTGTCACTGCCCCCAAGAGGCTCCGCCCACTGTGAGGCCATAGCACTGTGGCTCAAGGTTGGGGTTGGAGGAGGAGCTTTCGTAGCTGTGTTGCTCATCTCTCTTACGTGCTATTTCTGGAAGAAAAACAAGAG ACTCGAATACAAGTACTCTCGTTTAGTGATGTCTGCAAATAAGGAGTGTGAGCTCCCTGCTGCAGACAGCTGTGCACTGGATGAAGGGGAAGAACAAGATGATGATGTTGTCTATGCCAAAAAGCCAACGCTGCTAGGAAAACTCAGATCTATTGCCAACAAG CAAATGGATGGGGAGAGCAGTGAGTCTGTACAGTTGAATTCCTCTCAGTCGGACCAATGGGTGCTTGGATGA
- the LOC117392233 gene encoding tetraspanin-9 yields the protein MARGCVCCVKYMLFLFNLLFWLGGCGLLGVGVWLSVSQGSFATLSPSFPSLSAANLIITLGTVVMITGFLGCLGAIKENKCLLLSFFIVLLIILFAELVLLILFFVYTDKVSENAKKDLKEGLVLYNTDNNAGLRDAWNAIQGEWRCCGVMGHTDWYTALQVNQVPDRCCQHVFPGCGRNTSNAFWTRGCYEKVEEWLDDNKHLLGTIAMCVLVIQLLGMAFSMTLYQQIHRAGKKYEA from the exons ATGGCTCGTGGCTGCGTTTGCTGTGTGAAATATATGCTCTTTCTCTTCAACCTGCTCTTTTGG CTGGGTGGCTGTGGGCTGCTGGGTGTTGGCGTGTGGCTGTctgtgtcccagggcagcttCGCCACACTCTCACCTTCGTTCCCCTCGCTTTCAGCCGCCAACCTGATCATCACCCTGGGCACTGTGGTTATGATTACAGGCTTTCTTGGATGTCTAGGGGCCATTAAGGAAAATAAATGCCTGcttctcagt tttttcatTGTGCTTTTGATTATCCTATTTGCTGAACTTGTCCTACTCATTTTGTTCTTCGTCTACACGGATAAG GTCAGTGAAAATGCCAAGAAAGACCTAAAAGAAGGACTGGTTCTCTACAACACAGACAATAATGCTGGCCTGAGGGATGCCTGGAATGCCATACAGGGAGAG TGGAGATGCTGTGGAGTGATGGGGCACACTGACTGGTACACTGCACTTCAAGTCAACCAAGTTCCTGATCGTTGCTGCCAGCATGTCTTTCCTGGCTGTGGGCGCAATACTTCCAATGCTTTTTGGACAAGG GGTTGCTATGAGAAGGTGGAGGAGTGGTTAGATGACAACAAGCACCTTTTGGGAACGATTGCaatgtgtgtgttggtcatacAG CTCCTTGGAATGGCATTTTCAATGACACTATACCAACAGATTCACAGAGCAGGAAAGAAGTACGAAGCTTAG
- the amdhd1 gene encoding probable imidazolonepropionase, producing MANNYKLLVKNAKQLILICNSGEKYLTSDGMQDLKIIENGSIIVGRDGRIEAVGSADTIKVNYSEASFDKVIDATGMCVLPGLVDAHTHPVWAGDRVHEFAMKLAGATYMDVHRAGGGIHFTVEHTRAADASKLVASLSNRLKRMLQTGTTLVECKSGYGLDLQTELKMLEVIETARHTLPINISSTYCGAHAVPKGKTVAEATEDILQVQLPKLKECMETGAIQVDNIDVFCEKGVFDLSSTKAILQAGKDMGLNINFHGDELHPMNSAQLGAQLGALAISHLEEVTDEGIDAMAKAKTAAILLPTTAYILRLPQPRARDMLKAGVIVALGSDFNPNAYCCSMPIVMHLACVNMRMSMSEALAAATINAAYALGCSSTHGSLEVNKDGDLLILSTIRWEHLIYQLGGHQELIRYVVIKGNIIYDNDRTMDL from the exons ATGGCAAATAATTATAAGTTGTTGGTGAAAAATGCAAAGCAATTGATTTTGATCTGCAACAGTGGAGAAAAGTACTTAACAAGTGATGGAATGCAAGATCTTAAGATAATTGAAAATGGAAGCATCATTGTAGGGAG AGATGGACGAATAGAAGCTGTAGGGAGTGCTGATACAATCAAAGTTAACTATTCAGAAGCCTCTTTTGATAAGGTGATTGATGCAACCGGAATGTGTGTTCTGCCTG GGTTGGTTGATGCACACACTCATCCTGTTTGGGCTGGTGACAGAGTGCATGAATTTGCAATGAAG TTGGCTGGAGCTACTTACATGGATGTCCATCGTGCTGGAGGAGGAATACATTTTACTGTGGAGCATACTCGAGCCGCAGATGCCTCTAAACTTGTGGCCTCTCTGAGCAATAGACTAAAGAGAATGCTGCAGACAGGAACCACTCTGGTGGAGTGCAAGAGTGGCTATGGCTTAGACCTGCAAACTGAGCTGAAGATGCTGGAGGTGATTGAGACAGCAAGGCACACCCTACCAATAAATATCTCCTCAACCTACTGTGGTGCACATGCAGTGCCAAA agGAAAAACTGTTGCTGAGGCTACTGAAGACATTTTGCAGGTGCAGCTTCCTAAACTGAAAGAGTGCATGGAAACCGGAGCCATCCAAGTCGACAACATTGATGTTTTTTGTGAGAAAGGAGTGTTTGACTTAAGTTCCACAAAAGCCATTTTGCAAGCTGGCAAAGACATGGGCCTTAACATTAATTTTCATGGAGATGAACTACACCCCATGAACTCTGCTCAG TTGGGAGCACAGCTTGGAGCACTGGCCATTAGTCACCTGGAGGAGGTCACAGATGAGGGCATTGATGCTATGGCAAAGGCAAAAACAGCTGCCATCCTTCTACCAACCACAGCTTATATTCTGAG ACTTCCTCAACCCCGAGCCAGAGACATGCTGAAGGCTGGAGTCATTGTTGCTCTTGGCAGTGACTTCAACCCCAACGCGTACTGCTGCTCTATG CCCATAGTCATGCACCTGGCCTGTGTTAATATGCGGATGTCCATGTCTGAGGCTTTAGCTGCTGCAACCATAAATGCAGCCTATGCCCTTGGATGCTCCAGTACACATGGCTCTTTAGAAGTCAACAAAGATGGAGACTTACTGATTCTCAGTACAATACG CTGGGAGCATCTGATTTACCAACTGGGAGGACATCAAGAGCTTATCCGTTATGTTGTCATCAAAGGCAACATCATCTATGACAATGACCGAACCATGGACTTATGA
- the snrpf gene encoding small nuclear ribonucleoprotein F, with the protein MSLPLNPKPFLNGLTGKPVMVKLKWGMEYKGYLVSVDGYMNMQLANTEEYVDGALAGHLGEVLIRCNNVLYIRGVEEEEEDGEMRE; encoded by the exons ATG AGTTTACCGCTCAATCCCAAACCTTTCCTCAACGGCCTGACGGGAAAACCAGTGATGGTGAAGCTGAAGTGGGGCATGGAGTATAAAGGATATCTGGTATCTGTGGATGGATACATGAACATGCAG CTTGCAAACACAGAAGAATATGTGGATGGAGCATTGGCGGGACATCTGGGAGAAGTGCTAATTAG GTGTAATAATGTCCTATACATCAGAggtgtggaggaagaggaggaagatggagagatgagagagtga